One Solanum pennellii chromosome 9, SPENNV200 DNA segment encodes these proteins:
- the LOC107031342 gene encoding U-box domain-containing protein 3: protein MELTSVRCLINSISRFIHLVTCLTSKSMPGQKNYKNIATLLKLLKPVLDDVAQQKAPSDETICRQCEELDVAINEARESLEEWSPKKSKILWVLQSEPELLKIQSIALKLSHILCQLLESSPPSLGPSEIQPFIQEIQKFEVGQISKQMNMAPEVGKILVSESLTEMIHSLNFVSHEELLNECIALEKERMKAKDNETRGDLDKISLSIDLFSDIRDCMLELDHFKAIDGIKIPPYFRCPLSLELMVNPVIIASGQTYEKASIQKWLDHGLTTCPRTNQALAHSNLIPNYTVKALIENWCEVNKVRLNGNPESTHDGITSHPVHLTDMDDVRGSSDTSNSMSRLCHQGGQAFEKVDCTSELSEEEFSACRIREAEKSGHTSPGISYIHSRSESVSSAVSSIEYLPSASTDVSRISSKHDNVSDTSGEVQCDYRISSPCNKSVGNSPNLSARQYHSSKTMSEMAVNGLYNHARQLSLPTKSASDDLTTSSHVEKLIRDLESQSTEVQMAAAAEFRFLAKHNMENRAIIGRCGAIAPLISLLNSDVKPTQEHAVTALLNLSINEDIKAMIAEQGALEPLIHVLRTGNAGAKENAAAALFSLSLLEEYRKKIGRSGAVKALVDLLGLGTIRGKKDAATALFNLSIFHENKARIIQVGAVKHLIRLLDPSNVMVDKAVALLANLSTISEGCLAIAREEGIPSLVEIVETGSQRGKENAASILLQLCLNSPKYCRLVLQEGAVPPLVALSQSGSPRAKEKAQQLLSHFRSQREGATGRGKS from the exons ATGGAGTTGACATCTGTAAGGTGCCTTATAAACAGTATCTCTCGATTCATTCACCTCGTGACATGTCTAACATCAAAGAGTATGCCTGGTCAAAAGAACTACAAAAATATTGCAACTTTGTTGAAGCTATTAAAACCAGTACTGGATGATGTTGCTCAACAGAAAGCTCCTTCAGATGAAACCATATGCAGGCAGTGTGAAGAACTAGATGTAGCCATTAATGAAGCTAGGGAATCACTGGAAGAATGGTCTCCGAAGAAGAGCAAAATTCTCTGG GTTTTGCAGAGTGAACCTGAGTTGCTGAAAATCCAGAGCATTGCACTCAAGTTGTCTCACATTTTATGTCAATTACTAGAATCATCACCGCCTTCTCTGGGTCCTTCTGAAATTCAG CCCTTCATACAGGAGATTCAAAAGTTTGAAGTGGGGCAAATATCAAAACAGATGAATATGGCTCCCGAAGTAGGAAAGATTCTTGTCTCAGAAAGTCTGACAGAAATGATTCACTCTCTTAATTTTGTATCTCATGAAGAATTATTGAATGAATGTATTGCATTAGAGAAGGAGCGGATGAAGGCTAAAGATAATGAAACGAGAGGAGATTTAGATAAGATCAGCCTTTCCATAGATCTCTTCTCTGATATTCGTGATTGTATGCTTGAACTTGACCACTTCAAGGCCATAGACGGTATTAAGATCCCTCCTTATTTCCGGTGTCCCTTGTCTTTGGAACTGATGGTGAATCCAGTCATTATTGCTTCAGGCCAAACTTATGAGAAGGCTTCCATTCAAAAATGGCTGGACCATGGACTAACTACATGCCCAAGAACCAACCAAGCACTCGCACATTCAAATCTTATCCCAAATTACACTGTTAAAGCTCTGATAGAAAATTGGTGTGAGGTAAACAAAGTGAGGCTTAACGGGAACCCTGAGTCCACTCATGATGGAATCACATCTCATCCTGTACACCTTACTGATATGGACGATGTGCGAGGTTCCTCAGATACCAGCAATTCAATGTCAAGACTTTGTCATCAAGGTGGACAAGCTTTTGAAAAGGTTGATTGCACATCCGAATTAAGTGAAGAAGAATTTAGTGCATGCCGTATCAGGGAGGCTGAAAAATCTGGCCACACATCCCCAGGGATTTCCTATATTCACAGCCGGAGTGAATCGGTATCAAGTGCTGTTTCCAGTATTGAATATCTTCCCTCAGCGTCAACTGATGTCTCAAGGATATCAAGCAAACATGATAATGTCAGTGATACATCTGGAGAGGTACAATGTGATTACCGCATTTCTTCTCCGTGCAACAAGAGTGTTGGGAATTCTCCTAATTTGTCTGCAAGGCAATATCACAGCTCCAAAACAATGAGTGAAATGGCTGTGAACGGACTTTACAACCATGCTAGACAACTTTCCTTACCAACAAAGTCGGCATCTGATGATCTGACCACGAGTTCCCATGTTGAAAAGCTTATTAGAGACTTGGAAAGTCAATCAACTGAGGTGCAAATGGCAGCTGCAGCAGAATTCCGATTTCTTGCAAAGCACAACATGGAAAACCGAGCTATTATAGGCCGCTGTGGGGCTATTGCTCCACTTATCTCCTTGCTAAACTCTGATGTGAAACCAACTCAAGAGCATGCTGTGACAGCATTGCTAAACTTATCAATAAATGAAGACATCAAGGCCATGATAGCGGAGCAAGGGGCGCTTGAACCCCTCATCCATGTCCTGAGAACAGGAAATGCTGGCGCAAAAGAGAATGCTGCTGCAGCTCTTTTCAGTCTGTCTCTTTTGGAAGAGTACAGAAAAAAGATTGGGCGTTCTGGAGCAGTGAAAGCGTTGGTTGATCTTCTTGGTTTAGGTACCATCAGAGGGAAAAAAGACGCTGCTACAGCATTATTTAATCTGTcaatatttcatgaaaataaagctCGCATCATTCAGGTTGGAGCCGTGAAGCATCTCATTAGGTTGTTGGACCCTTCAAATGTAATGGTTGATAAGGCTGTTGCTCTTCTTGCAAATTTGTCTACCATTTCAGAGGGCTGCTTAGCTATTGCCCGAGAGGAGGGTATACCATCACTAGTCGAGATTGTTGAAACCGGATCTCAGCGGGGAAAGGAAAATGCTGCCTCAATACTGCTGCAACTGTGTCTCAACAGTCCCAAGTATTGTCGATTAGTGTTGCAAGAAGGTGCTGTCCCACCACTTGTTGCTTTGTCTCAGTCGGGTTCCCCAAGAGCAAAAGAGAAG GCACAACAACTTCTCAGTCATTTCCGGAGTCAACGCGAAGGAGCCACGGGGAGAGGAAAGTCATGA
- the LOC107031775 gene encoding rho-N domain-containing protein 1, chloroplastic isoform X1, producing the protein MFSQIPKMSSAIDFTLKNLPGFKSPEGRCLPCSGLSGRTVTSHGEYQQFSKVKILNLKSPYKSTSYMCSASSFSNHKRNPDFSRQNKHGFSRGRNRQNEDRDGYENIEESEMLSSRNGPLLTTSNTSKFQATATPGPREKEIVELFRKVQAQLREKAAIKEEKKSEELQGKGKESETVDSLLKLLRKHSVQKGKKTSSSRSSNFVLDQPDKSNVFSEERASNLTELNSNVNHVAQESGTPFVNRPKSNFQRRSPVPRIKFQPIYHEGGTDNPVASSATGKMEKDIHLDLELGQIPRSKVDSDPEPIFSDKHVFDEMAGDNTAKMYGSVDASDDEEHNHVGHDELAEMKLTELRAIAKSRSLRGYSKLKKLELIELLSADQV; encoded by the exons atgttttctCAAATTCCAAAAATGTCAAGCGCCATTGATTTCACTCTCAAGAATCTTccag GGTTTAAATCCCCAGAAGGCAGATGTCTTCCCTGCTCAGGACTGTCTGGGAGGACAGTCACTTCTCATGGTGAATATCAGCAATTTTCCAAGGTCAagattttaaacttgaaatctcCTTACAAAAGCACATCTTATATGTGTAGTGCTAGTAGCTTCAGCAATCATAAAAGAAATCCAGATTTTTCGAGGCAAAACAAGCATGGTTTCTCAAGGGGGCGGAACAGGCAAAATGAAGACAGAGATGGTTATGAAAATATAGAAGAATCAGAAATGCTATCTTCAAGAAATGGGCCACTGCTTACTACATCAAACACTTCGAAATTCCAAGCTACAGCCACTCCAGGTCCAAGGGAAAAGGAGATTGTTGAACTATTTAGAAAGGTCCAGGCTCAGCTTCGGGAAAAAGCTGCTATCAAGGAGGAGAAAAAGTCTGAAGAGTTGCAAGGAAAGGGTAAAGAGAGTGAAACTGTTGATTCCCTTCTCAAGCTTTTAAGGAAACACTCAGTTcagaaagggaagaaaaccaGTAGCAGTAGAAGTAGCAACTTTGTCCTTGACCAGCCAGATAAGAGCAATGTATTCTCTGAAGAGAGAGCTAGCAATCTCACTGAACTAAATAGCAATGTGAACCATGTGGCACAAGAAAGTGGCACCCCATTTGTTAACCGACCTAAGTCAAACTTCCAGCGTAGATCTCCAGTTCCGCGAATCAAATTTCAGCCTATTTATCACGAGGGAGGTACTGATAACCCTGTTGCCTCTTCTGCTACAGGTAAGATGGAAAAGGACATACATCTGGACCTTGAACTTGGGCAAATTCCCAGAAGCAAGGTTGAttctgaccctgagcctatttTCTCAGATAAGCATGTGTTCGATGAGATGGCTGGTGATAATACTGCCAAAATGTATGGAAGtgttgatgctagtgatgatgAAGAACACAATCACGTTGGACACGATGAATTAGCTGAAATGAAGCTAACAGAACTACGAGCAATTGCAAAGTCCCGTAGTTTGAGGGGATACTCGAAACTGAAAAAGCTAGAGCTCATTGAGTTGCTTAGTGCTGATCAAGTCTGA
- the LOC107031775 gene encoding rho-N domain-containing protein 1, chloroplastic isoform X2 has protein sequence MFSQIPKMSSAIDFTLKNLPGFKSPEGRCLPCSGLSGRTVTSHGEYQQFSKVKILNLKSPYKSTSYMCSASSFSNHKRNPDFSRQNKHGFSRGRNRQNEDRDGYENIEESEMLSSRNGPLLTTSNTSKFQATATPGPREKEIVELFRKVQAQLREKAAIKEEKKSEELQGKGKESETVDSLLKLLRKHSVQKGKKTSSSRSSNFVLDQPDKSNVFSEERASNLTELNSNVNHVAQESGTPFVNRPKSNFQRRSPVPRIKFQPIYHEGGTDNPVASSATDKHVFDEMAGDNTAKMYGSVDASDDEEHNHVGHDELAEMKLTELRAIAKSRSLRGYSKLKKLELIELLSADQV, from the exons atgttttctCAAATTCCAAAAATGTCAAGCGCCATTGATTTCACTCTCAAGAATCTTccag GGTTTAAATCCCCAGAAGGCAGATGTCTTCCCTGCTCAGGACTGTCTGGGAGGACAGTCACTTCTCATGGTGAATATCAGCAATTTTCCAAGGTCAagattttaaacttgaaatctcCTTACAAAAGCACATCTTATATGTGTAGTGCTAGTAGCTTCAGCAATCATAAAAGAAATCCAGATTTTTCGAGGCAAAACAAGCATGGTTTCTCAAGGGGGCGGAACAGGCAAAATGAAGACAGAGATGGTTATGAAAATATAGAAGAATCAGAAATGCTATCTTCAAGAAATGGGCCACTGCTTACTACATCAAACACTTCGAAATTCCAAGCTACAGCCACTCCAGGTCCAAGGGAAAAGGAGATTGTTGAACTATTTAGAAAGGTCCAGGCTCAGCTTCGGGAAAAAGCTGCTATCAAGGAGGAGAAAAAGTCTGAAGAGTTGCAAGGAAAGGGTAAAGAGAGTGAAACTGTTGATTCCCTTCTCAAGCTTTTAAGGAAACACTCAGTTcagaaagggaagaaaaccaGTAGCAGTAGAAGTAGCAACTTTGTCCTTGACCAGCCAGATAAGAGCAATGTATTCTCTGAAGAGAGAGCTAGCAATCTCACTGAACTAAATAGCAATGTGAACCATGTGGCACAAGAAAGTGGCACCCCATTTGTTAACCGACCTAAGTCAAACTTCCAGCGTAGATCTCCAGTTCCGCGAATCAAATTTCAGCCTATTTATCACGAGGGAGGTACTGATAACCCTGTTGCCTCTTCTGCTACAG ATAAGCATGTGTTCGATGAGATGGCTGGTGATAATACTGCCAAAATGTATGGAAGtgttgatgctagtgatgatgAAGAACACAATCACGTTGGACACGATGAATTAGCTGAAATGAAGCTAACAGAACTACGAGCAATTGCAAAGTCCCGTAGTTTGAGGGGATACTCGAAACTGAAAAAGCTAGAGCTCATTGAGTTGCTTAGTGCTGATCAAGTCTGA